The following proteins come from a genomic window of Oncorhynchus clarkii lewisi isolate Uvic-CL-2024 chromosome 23, UVic_Ocla_1.0, whole genome shotgun sequence:
- the LOC139381068 gene encoding zinc finger SWIM domain-containing protein 8-like isoform X4 — MELMFAEWEDGERFSFEDSDRFEEDSLCSFISEAESLCQNWRGWRKQSGGPNSPTVKIKDGQVIPLVELSAKQVAFHIPFEVVEKVYPPVPEQLQLRIAYWSFPENEEDIRLYSCLANGSPDEFQRGEQLYRMRAVKDPLQIGFHLSATVVSPQTGQSKGAYNVAVMFDRCRITSCSCTCGAGAKWCAHVVALCLFRIHNASAVCLRAPVSESLSRLQRDQLQKFAQYLISELPQQILPTAQRLLDELLSSQSTAINTVCGAPDPTAGPSASDQSTWYLDESTLSDNIKKTLHKFCGPSPVVFSDVNSMYLSSTEPPAAAEWACLLRPLRGREPEGIWNLLSIVREMFKRRDSNAAPLLEILTEQCLTYEQIIGWWYSVRTSASHSSASGHTGRSNGQSEVAAHACASMCDDMVVLWRLAVLDPTMSPQRRLELASQLKQWHLKVIEIVKRGQHRKSLDKLFQGFKPAVESCYFNWEVAYPLPGITYCSADKKSASFCWARAVQQQRGAKAGLAGDTSELGGGGGRSGSSEGGGGDYKGRTPQQEVAVRPKETIVSKRKGLSAGGGGGVLVRLGGSVCLSLEEGSSKGMYKGAGSSSSIAGKAKLAQGGKSSSGGSGGVGGKHQAAKRRTSSEDSSLEPDMAELSLDDGSSLALGAEASNTFDFTPPPPEMLPSPSPLLREPHKYSGGGKGAGNMPKERSFEVKRVTLAATLPATESQPAFPLKEKAAVVVEAAVALEKEVEVEMEVNGNKEVAPAGDARLSTSVAVVTVTAAAAKPPRGGRRETGAVALPNQSPGAGGDPVGEDDYRAYYLNAASEEGAERVPENNHEEEPDIFAGIKPLEQEGQMEVLFACAEALHAHGYSNEACRLAVELAGDLLANPPDLKVEQPQTKGKKSKVSTSRQTQVATNTLVKTSFLLTVLSERMELHNLAFSTGMFSLELQRPPASTKALEVKLAYQESEVVALLKKIPLGLVEMTSIRDRAEQLRDGNFCDYRPVLPLMLASFIFDVLCTPVCTVVSPTGSRPPSRNRNNEMPGDEELGFEAAVAALGMKTTVSEAEHPLLCEGTRREKGDLALALMITYKDDQSKLKKILDKLLDRESQTHKPQTLSSFYSSKPAASSQRSPSKHAAHNAHGHGGATGGVSKHAPNATAAAGSSSVQVVAAGGAAGQLAGSGVQNNATPGEGVSEAREQADGAQPASCDQPSEVVPFKPEGTVPSRLALGGRGAYSGRCWGSPVRQKKKHTGMASIDSSAPETTSDSSPTLSRRPLRGGWAAASWGRGQDSDSISSSSSDSLGSSSSSGSRRAGGGARAKSTDTSRYKGRRPECHAPHVPNQPSEAAAHFYFELAKTVLIKAGGNSSTSIFTQPSASGGHQGPHRNLHLCAFEIGLYALGLHNFVSPNWLSRTYSSHVSWITGQAMEIGSAALNILVECWDGHLTPPEVASLADRASRARDPNMVRAAAELALSCLPHAHALNPNEIQRALVQCKEQVHVRYSSVLQKTHRTTHDNVMLEKACMAVEEAAKGGGVYPEVLFEVAHQWYWLYEQTVGGGSGAQREGPGRCRANGGAGRRPPETGHGVTDNSGNMESSGVATVTASVTAAAVVPVISVGSTIYQSHALPGSAMAHSQGLHPYTTIQAHLPTVCTPQYLGHPLQHVPRPTVFPLSGGAYPQGMHPAFIGAQYPFSVATGPHPPMAATAVTFPGIPVPSMTQIAVHPYHTETGLPLSTTVAGATTFSSFYPVGGVHSGATIQAIQGSSLPGMSSQPVSLVSAPFPSEDEQHSQPISQQGLHYLHSAYRVGMLALEMLGRRAHNDHPNNFSRSPPYTEDVKWLLGLAARLGVNYVYQFCVGAAKGVLSPFVLQEIIMEALQRLNPAHIHAHLRTPAFHQLVQRCQQAYLQYIHHRLIHLTPADYDDFVNIIRSARGAFCLTPVGMMQFNDVLQNLKRGKQTKELWQRISLEMATFSP, encoded by the exons atgGTCAGGTCATCCCTCTGGTGGAGCTTTCAGCCAAGCAGGTGGCATTCCATATCCCGTTTGAGGTGGTGGAGAAGGTCTATCCTCCTGTCCCTGAGCAGCTGCAGCTACGCATCGCCTACTGGAGCTTCCCTGAGAACGAGGAGGACATCCG GCTGTACTCGTGTCTGGCCAACGGCAGCCCAGATGAGTTCCAGCGAGGGGAGCAGCTGTACAGGATGAGGGCTGTTAAAGACCCTCTGCAGATAG gtTTCCACCTCAGTGCCACTGTGGTATCGCCCCAGACTGGCCAATCAAAAGGGGCGTACAATGTGGCTGTCATGTTTGACCGCTGCCGCATTACCTCCTGCAGTTGCACCTGCGGGGCCGGGGCCAAGTGGTGCGCCCACGTGGTGGCCCTCTGCCTCTTCAGGATCCACAAC GCGTCTGCAGTGTGCCTGCGAGCCCCCGTTTCAGAGTCCCTGTCCCGGCTGCAGAGGGACCAGCTGCAGAAGTTTGCCCAGTACCTAATCAGCGAGCTTCCCCAACAG ATTTTGCCCACAGCCCAGAGGCTCCTGGATGAGCTCCTGTCCTCCCAGTCCACAGCCATCAACACAGTGTGTGGGGCTCCAG ACCCCACTGCTGGCCCCTCGGCCTCTGACCAGAGCACTTGGTATCTAGATGAGTCCACGCTCAGTGACAACATCAAGAAGACGCTGCACAAGTTCTGTGGCCCCTCTCCTGTGGTCTTCAG TGACGTCAACTCCATGTACCTGTCATCCACGGAGCCACCGGCTGCGGCAGAGTGGGCATGTCTGCTGAGACCTCTGAGGGGGCGGGAGCCTGAGGGGATCTGGAACCTCCTGTCTATCGTCAGGGAGATGTTCAAGAGGAGGGACAGCAACGCTGCACCTCTACTAGAGATCCTAACTGAGCAGTGTCTCACTTATGAACAG ATTATTGGCTGGTGGTACAGCGTGCGTACGTCGGCGTCCCACAGCAGTGCCAGCGGGCACACGGGGCGCAGTAACGGGCAGTCGGAGGTGGCAGCCCACGCCTGCGCCAGCATGTGTGATGACATGGTGGTTCTGTGGAGGCTGGCTGTGCTAGACCCTACCATGAGCCCTCAGAG GCGTTTGGAGCTGGCCTCCCAGCTCAAGCAGTGGCATCTGAAAGTGATTGAGATTGTGAAGCGAGGGCAACATCGCAAGTCCCTGGACAAACTGTTCCAGGGCTTCAAGCCAGCCGTGGAGTCCTGCTACTTTAACTGGGAGGTGGCCTACCCACTGCCAGGCATCACCTACTGCAGTGCTGACAAGAAGAGCGCCTCCTTCTGCTGGGCCAGGGCAGTGCAGCAGCAGAGAGGGGCCAAGGCTGGCCTGGCTGGAGACACCTCTGAacttggaggaggaggggggagatctGGCAGCTCtgagggaggtgggggagactACAAGGGCAGAACGCCCCAACAAGAAGTGGCTGTCAGGCCCAAAGAGACCATTGTGAGCAAGAGGAAGGGGTTGTCGGCCGGGGGCGGAGGAGGGGTCCTAGTGCGGCTAGGGGGCAGTGTCTGTCTTTCTCTAGAGGAGGGCAGTAGTAAGGGGATGTACAAAGGCGCAGGTTCCTCCTCGTCCATTGCGGGCAAGGCCAAGCTGGCCCAGGGGGGGAAGTCGTCCTCCGGGGGATCAGGAGGGGTAGGGGGAAAACACCAAGCAGCCAAGCGGCGCACCAGCAGTGAGGACAGCTCCCTGGAGCCTGACATGGCCGAGCTGAGCCTGGATGATGGCTCCAGTCTGGCGCTGGGCGCTGAGGCCAGTAACACCTTTGACTTCACACCCCCGCCACCCGAGATGCTACCCTCACCAAGCCCGCTACTCAGAGAGCCACACAAATACAGTGGGGGAGGGAAAGGGGCCGGAAACATGCCCAAGGAGCGCTCCTTCGAGGTCAAACGTGTCACTCTTGCTGCCACCCTGCCTGCCACTGAGTCCCAGCCCGCCTTCCCCCTCAAGGAGAAAGCCGCTGTCGTCGTGGAAGCGGCTGTTGCCTTGGAGAAGGAGGTGGAAGTAGAGATGGAGGTGAATGGAAATAAGGAGGTGGCCCCCGCTGGAGACGCTCGACTCTCCACCTCGGTCGCTGTTGTTACCGTGACTGCTGCTGCCGCCAAGCCACCGCGTGGTGGGCGCCGAGAAACTGGAGCCGTAGCCCTGCCCAATCAGAGCCCAGGGGCAGGGGGAGACCCTGTTGGAGAGGATGACTACCGGGCCTACTACCTAAATGCAGCCTctgaggagggggcagagagagtgcCAGAGAACAACCATGAGGAGGAACCAGACATCTTTGCTGGGATCAAGCCACTGGAGCAGGAGGGCCAGATGGAGGTGCTGTTTGCATGTGCAGAGGCCCTCCACGCCCATGGCTACAGCAACGAGGCCTGCAGACTGGCAGTGGAGCTGGCTGGAGACCTGCTGGCCAACCCTCCAGACCTGAAGGTGGAGCAGCCCCAGACGAAGGGTAAGAAGAGCAAGGTGTCCACCAGCAGGCAGACCCAGGTGGCCACCAACACCCTGGTCAAGACCTCCTTCCTGCTGACGGTGCTGAGCGAGAGGATGGAGCTCCACAACCTGGCCTTCAGCACGGGCATGTTCTCCCTGGAGCTGCAGAGGCCCCCAGCCTCCACCAAGGCCCTGGAGGTCAAGCTGGCCTACCAGGAGTCAGAGGTGGTGGCTCTGCTGAAGAAGATCCCTCTGGGCCTGGTGGAGATGACGTCCATACGGGACAGGGCCGAGCAGCTCCGAGACGGGAACTTCTGTGACTACAGGCCTGTCCTGCCCCTCATGCTGGCCAGCTTCATATTTGATGTGCTGTGTACCCCA GTTTGTACAGTTGTCTCCCCCACAGGTTCCCGTCCTCCCAGCCGTAACCGGAACAACGAGATGCCTGGAGACGAGGAGCTGGGCTTTGAGGCTGCTGTCGCAGCACTGG GTATGAAGACCACAGTGAGCGAGGCAGAGCACCCTCTGCTCTGTGAGGGGaccaggagagagaaaggagacttGGCTCTGGCTCTTATGATCACATACAAGGATGACCAGAGCAAGCTGAAAAAG ATCCTGGACAAGCTGCTGGACAGAGAGAGCCAGACCCACAAGCCCCAAACCCTGAGTTCCTTCTACTCCAGCAAGCCAGCTGCCAGCAGCCAGAGGAGCCCGTCCAAGCACGCTGCCCACAATGCTCACGGACACGGAGGTGCCACCGGAGGGGTGTCCAAACACGCCCCAAACGCCACGGCTGCAGCTGGGTCCTCCTCTGTGCAAGTGGTGGCTGCTGGTGGGGCAGCAGGACAACTGGCGGGCAGTGGGGTGCAGAACAACGCCACACCCGGAGAGGGCGTCAGTGAGGCCAGAGAACAAG CAGATGGCGCCCAGCCTGCGTCATGTGACCAGCCGAGTGAGGTGGTCCCATTCAAGCCCGAGGGCACTGTGCCTAGTCGCTTGGCGCTGGGAGGACGGGGGGCATACAGCGGGCGCTGCTGGGGCTCTCCTGTCCGCCAGAAGAAGAAACACACAG GCATGGCGAGTATCGACAGCAGTGCTCCTGAGACCACCTCAGACAGCTCCCCCACCCTCAGCCGACGTCCACTCAGAGGGGGCTGGGCTGCGGCCTCCTGGGGGAGGGGCCAGGACAGTGACAGCATCAGCAGCTCTTCCTCTGATTCGCTGGGCTCCTCCTCATCCAGTGGCTCTCGCAGGGCCGGAGGGGGAGCTAGGGCAAAGAGCACAGACACCAGCAG GTATAAAGGGCGTCGTCCTGAGTGCCATGCACCCCATGTGCCCAACCAGCCATCGGAGGCGGCGGCTCACTTCTACTTTGAGCTGGCCAAGACGGTGCTGATCAAGGCCGGGGGCAACAGCTCCACCTCCATCTTCACCCAGCCCTCAGCCAGCGGGGGCCACCAGGGTCCCCACCGCAACTTGCACCTCTGTGCCTTCGAGATTGGCCTGTACGCCCTGGGCCTGCACAACTTTGTCTCGCCCAACTGGCTATCCAGGACCTACTCCTCCCACGTCTCCTGGATCACAG gcCAGGCCATGGAGATTGGCAGTGCTGCCCTCAACATCCTGGTGGAATGCTGGGACGGGCACCTCACCCCTCCCGAGGTGGCATCACTGGCAGACAGGGCATCACGGGCACGGGACCCCAACATGGTTCGCGCTGCGGCCGAGCTGGCCCTGAGCTGCCTGCCCCATGCACACGCCCTCAACCCCAATGAGATCCAGAGGGCCCTGGTGCAGTGCAAGGAACAGGTACATGTCCGGTACTCTTCAGTTCTGCAGAAGACACATCGGACTACTCAT gaCAATGTGATGCTAGAGAAAGCCTGTATGGCTGTAGAGGAGGCAGCCAAGGGGGGCGGTGTGTACCCTGAGGTTCTGTTTGAGGTGGCCCACCAGTGGTACTGGCTCTATGAGCAGACAGTAGGAGGGGGCTCAGGGGCCCAGCGCGAGGGCCCGGGACGCTGCAGGGCCAACGGTGGAGCTGGGAGAAGGCCCCCGGAGACTGGTCACGGTGTGACGGACAACAGTGGCAACATGGAGTCCTCTGGTGTTGCCACAGTTACTGCCTCTGTGACAGCAGCGGCTGTGGTGCCCGTCATCTCTGTGGGCTCCACCATCTACCAATCACACGCCCTTCCTGGCTCTGCCATGGCCCACTCCCAGGGCCTGCATCCCTACACTACCATCCAGGCCCACCTGCCCACTGTCTGCACCCCCCAGTACCTGGGGCACCCGCTGCAGCATGTCCCCCGGCCCACTGTGTTCCCCTTGTCAGGGGGTGCGTACCCACAG GGAATGCACCCGGCCTTTATCGGTGCCCAGTACCCGTTCTCAGTGGCCACCGGCCCCCATCCGCCCATGGCAGCAACTGCGGTCACCTTCCCTGGTATTCCCGTGCCGTCCATGACCCAGATCGCCGTCCACCCGTACCACACTGAGACCGGCCTGCCTCTGAGCACCACTGTAGCAG GAGCCACGACTTTTTCCTCTTTCTATCCAGTAGGTGGCGTCCATTCAGGCGCCACAATCCAGGCCATTCAGGGGTCATCTCTTCCTGGTATGTCTTCCCAGCCCGTCTCATTGGTCAGCGCCCCCTTCCCGTCTGAAGACGAGCAGCAtagccagccaatcagccagcaGGGTCTTCACTACCTGCACTCAGCCTACAGAGTTG GCATGCTGGCTTTGGAGATGCTTGGAAGGAGGGCTCACAACGACCACCCCAATAACTTCTCCCGCAGCCCCCCATACACGGAGGATGTCAAGTGGCTCCTGGGCCTGGCTGCACGGCTAG GTGTGAACTACGTGTACCAGTTCTGTGTGGGTGCGGCTAAGGGTGTGCTCAGCCCCTTCGTCCTTCAGGAGATCATCATGGAGGCTCTCCAGAGACTCAACCCCGCCCACATCCATGCCCACCTCCGCACGCCCGCCTTCCATCAGCTTGTGCAGCGCTGCCAGCAGGCCTATCTACAG TATATCCACCACCGGCTGATCCACCTGACCCCGGCCGACTACGACGACTTTGTCAACATCATCCGCAGTGCCCGCGGGGCCTTCTGTTTGACCCCTGTGGGAATGATGCAGTTCAATGACGTGCTTCAGAACCTGAAGAGGGGCAAGCAGACCAAGGAGCTGTGGCAGCGCATCTCTCTGGAGATGGCCACCTTCTCCCCATGA